A DNA window from Chiloscyllium plagiosum isolate BGI_BamShark_2017 chromosome 9, ASM401019v2, whole genome shotgun sequence contains the following coding sequences:
- the rpl7l1 gene encoding 60S ribosomal protein L7-like 1: MRVSGSGGRTVMAHACEREWGRTVIAHACEQRARTVMAESGERRKLPLVPENLLKRRKVYQAIKATQAKQALQQKRKLQKGKQIQFKRIENFLRDSRQKYRDEVRFTRMAKKPSEAKMLPEQKLGFAVRLRPINGVSPKVTKIIQMLRLRQLYNGSFVKLNEKSLKMLKMVEPYVAWGFPNLKSIRELILKRGQAKVNKKCVALTDNAIIEQHLGKWGMICLEDLIHEIYSVGKSFKEAVNFLRPFRLSVARHAARNKVGFLHDFGKTGNRGEEINKLIRQLN, from the exons ATGCGTGTGAGCGGGAGTGGGGGCAGGACCGTGATGGCGCATGCGTGTGAGCGGGAGTGGGGCAGGACCGTGATAGCGCATGCGTGTGAGCAGAGGGCAAGGACCGTGATGGCGGAGAGCGG GGAGAGGAGGAAGCTTCCACTTGTTCCAGAGAACCTACTGAAGAGGAGGAAGGTTTACCAGGCGATTAAAGCCACCCAGGCCAAGCAAGCTTTGCAGCAAAAGAGAAAG CTTCAGAAGGGGAAGCAGATTCAGTTTAAGAGAATAGAGAATTTTCTCAGAGACTCCAGGCAAAAATACCGTGATGAAGTGCGTTTTACTCGAATGGCAAAGAAACCGAGTGAGGCCAAAATGCTGCCTGAACAGAAGTTGGGTTTCGCAGTGAGGCTTAGACC GATTAATGGGGTCAGTCCAAAGGTAACGAAAATTATTCAAATGTTGCGACTCCGTCAACTCTACAATGGCTCTTTTGTCAAACTGAACGAGAAATCATTGAAAATGCTGAAGATGGTGGAGCCTTATGTTGCCTGGGG gTTTCCCAACTTGAAATCCATTCGTGAACTGATTCTGAAACGGGGCCAAGCAAAAGTCAACAAGAAGTGTGTAGCTTTAACCGACAATGCAATCATTGAGCAGCATCTGG GAAAATGGGGAATGATTTGTCTTGAGGACTTGATACATGAAATCTATAGTGTGGGAAAATCATTCAAGGAGGCCGTGAACTTTCTTCGGCCCTTCAGATTGTCTGTAGCTCGACATGCAGCAAGAAACAAAGTGGGATTTCTCCATGATTTTGGAAAGACGGGGAATCGTGGAGAAGAAATCAATAAACTGATTCGGCAGCTCAATTAA